The window GTTTCAGTAGATGACAAAAGATTGTTCACCTGTAGATTTATCATTTATTTGAGAAACGTAGCCAACTATATCTTTTTCTTTTCCAATTTTAACTGGATCTGATTCTTTATAGGGCTTATACTCTTGCTTAGCAATATCTTCTCGTTGTTCATCCGTATAGCTCTTACCCATTAATTTTTATCCTCCAGTAGTTTTTCTAACTCTGAAGAATTTCCACCACCATCATCAACCAATATATTTTCATTATTTTTATTTAGTGTAAAAAATACATATAAATCATTTTTTTTATTAGCTAGTAGAGTAACATTTATCCCACCCATAGGATTGTGCTCAATGCTATCATAATCAATTTCGTAAGATTGAATCACACCTTCTGGGGTCAACGCCTTCTGATCTAAATTTTTCAAACCATTTTCAAAAACTTGCTTTGCTCCATCGCTTTTAACAACCGCTATCATTTCTTCCTGTATTTTTTTTGAATCCATAACTATCTTTCCTCCAATTCCTACACAAACAATAACTATAATTCCAATAAGTAAAATCAGTTTATTTTTCAATTACATCCTCCTTTTGCCTAGTTTAATTAAACCACACAAGTTATTCAAAAAACAATCTAATCTACTAGTTTCTTAATAAAAACGTAGCTAACCTGAATAATTCATACAGATAGTGGATTCGCAACACCTGAATTATATGAACTTTGTGGTATACACTCCGCTTAAAATCCAATAGTAAGCTGAGCAATTCATTACCATTAAGGATAATCACAAGTGAGCTAAGAAAAAAGTTCATTACTATAACACCACTTATCAAGCAAAGGCGTGGAAAAGAATCAGAAGGATTTGCATAAAATCAACCAGAGAAGCAGGTGCATTGCTTTTTAGACATGAATTCATCATTACCAATTCCTTAAAGGATGTCTTTCCAGAACTTGTTTTATCGGATTCTACAAAATATTCAGGTACTGCAGTGTTCATTGGGTAATTAAAAAAATCGGTAACCATTCCTAAGATGAGTGCGCCCAAAATGAGGTTTTCCTTGAATTTCATCCGTTAGCAAAAAGAAATTAGCTCATTTAGAAGAGTAGGATTGAGAAAAAGAACCATTGACTATAAAACGAAATAGAAGATTGGCAAAATTCAGCCCTTTATAAAAAGTATGAATTATTCAGGCTAAACTATATTCCAATCATCATAAAAATCCAGTAAAGTCCATTTTAAAATGGTACTTAGACTGGATTTTTAATTGACAACATTTATTTTTTCACTCTTAGCTTCATTGAATCAATAGTCTATCCGTACAAGACAAAAAGCCTACTTCAAGACGAGATAAACTACACCCAACACAATCACAATAGCTATTAAAATAAGAGTATCCTTCCATGTAGTCCGACTAGTCGGATCTCCACCGGGCATTCCCTCCACTGTTCTACGGGCACTTTCAATACCTGTAGAAATCCGATCTTCCTTTCGCCTTTTAGTCACTGACTCTCCTCCTCTTTTTCTCCCCTATATAAACCTCACACTAGTTGAATGCATTTTCTACTTAAACTATAGCACGTTAAATCAGTTCATCCAACTGTTTTCCTAATCATTTTCTAATCTTTTGTAGTTCTTGTCTGAAATTTCTGACAACTATTCTTCAAAACATTCATTCTAGATGACACAATCCACTTGTTGACACATTTATAGATAAATAGTCTAACTTTTAACAAATTCATCATAATTTTCTCAAATTTTTTTACTACTTTCAACATACTTTCTTCACATTTTCTGGATATACTTTCATTATACCAAAACAACAACCAAACTAACTTTTCATTTTTTCATTACAACTCCTCCAAAGTGTAATGAAGGCCATGATTCCAGAGTACTACTCAGAACCATGGCATCTCCTTTTTGCTACCTGACTCTCCATCAGGTAGCTTTTTTATTTAGCCTTTTTCCTTCACTTCTCGCAATAATTCTTCATACCACTTCAAGTTCACCAAATGGTGCGCTAAAGAATTTTCCAACATTTTAGCAAAACTAGGCAAGACCGTTCCCCGATGTTCCAACGTTTTTTCCAAATTAGTAATTTTTTCTTGCGTTTGCTCCATTTGAATTTGAATTAATTTTTCAAATTCCTTACTATTATAATGTTCTTCAAATAGCATCGGTGCATAAAAAGATAAATTCACATAGTCTGTTTGAGAACCATATTTGTACATCAACTTCTGAAATTCCTGATCACCCAACGTAGTAATGATATAATTATGTGTTTCTTTGGACTGCTTTACTTCATCGTCCACTCGTCGAATCAATCCTTTTTCTTCCATTTGCTGTAAATTATAGTAAAATGAACCCTTCGTAAAGTTAACCACATACTTATAGTTACGGTCTTTCATCAAAGATAACAACTCATATCCATATGTTCCCGGATGTTCTTTTAATAAACCTAAAATTAACAATGGAATCATGCTTCGGCACTCGCCTGAATCACTTGAAATTTAGCAATAAAATCCTCATAATCTATTTTTCCTAATGCAAAATCATAGCTAATCATATAGATTTTTTCATTTATTGTACGCTCCCGATTTTCATCAATCTTAGGCGCCCTCTCTTCATTCTCCAAAGGGATTAAAATATCCTGCATTTGATCAAATGCCGCAAAGTAACGCAGCCCAAATTTCCGTTGAGAAATCGCATTAATATGGATACCATCTGGATTGGCTGTTAGATTTTCAGCAGTAACAAAATAACAATTCTCTTCATTTAAAGCAAATCGTCTCAACACTTCATTGATTTCTTTGTACTCAGTACACATTGCTCCAAATCCACTCTGACCTAGATAATCTCCAAGCCCACCGATAATAATTGGCAGATTCGGTGCATTTAAATCCTTTCGTAGCTGAGTAAAAATAGTTAGAAGTTTTTGGTAATATTCTTGATATTTCCCACCAAAACTGTCACTTTCCCCTTGATGCCATAAAATACCAGCTAGTTCACTTGTTTCCATTGCAAATTGAGCTTCACGAATAGCATGTCGATACAAAATTCCGTCGATTGCCCATTCATCCATTGAACTTCCACCTTCAGCACAAGGAATTAAGCCAATTTCTTCTTGATGCTGATTCCACCATGCCGCTGCAAAAGAGCTTGCTAAACTCACACCTGAGACACTTCGATCATAATTAATTGGTTCATCTGCCATTTGCCATCTACCATTACGCAGCATTTTGATTTGTTCATTATATATTGGCGGAACATCCTGTACAAATCCACGACCTGCCATATTCGATTGTCCTATCATTAAAAAAGATTTCATTATTTTCACTCCATTCTAAAAACTCACATAGTCTAATTAGACCAACAAACCCATTATAGTCTAATTAGACTATTTGTCAATTCATTTTGCACATTCATTTATCAAACTTCTTTACCAATTTCGGCATACTTTCTTCATATTTTCTGGCTATACTTAACTCATACCAAAACAACAACCAAACTAACTTTTTTCATTTCATTTTTCATTACAACTCCTCCAAAGTGTAATGAACGTCATAGTTCTAAAGGATACTTTAGGGTTATGGCAACTCCTTTTTGCCACCTGACTCTCCATCAGGTGGCTTTTTTATTCAGTTTGAAGAATAATAAAGATATCTTTAATTTATAGAAATAAGGTTGTAGTAGCATTCCCTTCGTACTATACTTAACTAAATTCACCTACATTAAACTACAGAGGGGCTTAATCAATGAATGCTGAACTTTTTATTATTGAATTGCTATCTGCTAAGAAACAAATTATCCAGCACTATAAAAAAGGATATAAGCAGCTATTATTACTGCTCAGCTTTACTTTTTTAATTACAACAATTTTCTTTTTTGGTATTGCAACACTGACTTTTCGTCATTTTCAATTCTTAAATGGTAGAGTCAGTTATTTTTATCGACTTAATAATCTTTATCATTTTTCTATTTTTATTGGTGCCTTTATTAGCTTAATCTGTATCATTCTCTTTCTAACTATTTTAATAAAATCTTTTTTGATTTCAACGAACTTTACAAATTGGCTGGATAAGCATGTCATTAAAATTATGGATTTAACACCACTATGGCAAGATACTGATTATTATTATGTATCTTCTGCTAAATCAAGTAAAAAGCAAAAAAATATTCCCATTAAAAAAAAATCTTGCCATCTTTTAACAATGACTCTTGATGGGAAAAAAATCATGATTGGACAAACACCATTTATAGTCGGAACTTTTTTAACTAGGATTTTCATCTTAGACAATGATCCTATTCCTCTACCTAATGATACTAAAAAAAGAGGAAGTTGGACTAAAAACAGCCTAATTTTAACCAGTATTTGCCTTTGTATAGGAATAATAAGCGCTTATTATTATGGGACTCATACAATCACGATTAATGAATGGGATAATGCAACTAAAACCCAAGGGCAAACTCCTAATAAATTCAATCCAAATGAAATGAATACCACTAAACCCAACACCACTGAATCTGGTGACTTAACCGTTCAAATAGTTCAAGCTCCCATAAATAAAATCAGCGCTGTAAATAATTTATATTTTGACAAAAAAACAAATGAACTGTATATGACAACTGACTCTGGTACAAATTGGCAGTTCATTCCGATTAAAGCAGGCTGGCTACGAGGTGGTGATTACACACTAACAACTGGCGAAGTTTCTCTTGGTTATTGGATGGATAAAACTTATGAAGTCTCGCGCAATTTTTCATGGTTCCTATATTCACCTGATAATAAGGCTGTTTACCTGCTATCTTCAACTGACAATGGAAAAAATTGGCAGAAAAGTAGTATTGATGACAATCTTGGGAAAATTCGCTATCGAAAAGCGCTATTTTTTGCTAACGGTGCTGGTGTCGCTATTTTTTCTACTCCTGGTCCTGATGGCATGTCTTCTGAAAATATTACATTCTATACTACTGCCAATTACGGGGAAATTTGGAGCAAAAGCAACAGTACATCAATTAGCCAGCCGATTCAAAACGCTAGCTTTCTATCCCAATCTT is drawn from Carnobacterium gallinarum DSM 4847 and contains these coding sequences:
- a CDS encoding DUF1310 family protein: MKNKLILLIGIIVIVCVGIGGKIVMDSKKIQEEMIAVVKSDGAKQVFENGLKNLDQKALTPEGVIQSYEIDYDSIEHNPMGGINVTLLANKKNDLYVFFTLNKNNENILVDDGGGNSSELEKLLEDKN
- a CDS encoding PadR family transcriptional regulator, translating into MIPLLILGLLKEHPGTYGYELLSLMKDRNYKYVVNFTKGSFYYNLQQMEEKGLIRRVDDEVKQSKETHNYIITTLGDQEFQKLMYKYGSQTDYVNLSFYAPMLFEEHYNSKEFEKLIQIQMEQTQEKITNLEKTLEHRGTVLPSFAKMLENSLAHHLVNLKWYEELLREVKEKG
- a CDS encoding sialate O-acetylesterase, which gives rise to MKSFLMIGQSNMAGRGFVQDVPPIYNEQIKMLRNGRWQMADEPINYDRSVSGVSLASSFAAAWWNQHQEEIGLIPCAEGGSSMDEWAIDGILYRHAIREAQFAMETSELAGILWHQGESDSFGGKYQEYYQKLLTIFTQLRKDLNAPNLPIIIGGLGDYLGQSGFGAMCTEYKEINEVLRRFALNEENCYFVTAENLTANPDGIHINAISQRKFGLRYFAAFDQMQDILIPLENEERAPKIDENRERTINEKIYMISYDFALGKIDYEDFIAKFQVIQASAEA
- a CDS encoding WD40/YVTN/BNR-like repeat-containing protein — translated: MNAELFIIELLSAKKQIIQHYKKGYKQLLLLLSFTFLITTIFFFGIATLTFRHFQFLNGRVSYFYRLNNLYHFSIFIGAFISLICIILFLTILIKSFLISTNFTNWLDKHVIKIMDLTPLWQDTDYYYVSSAKSSKKQKNIPIKKKSCHLLTMTLDGKKIMIGQTPFIVGTFLTRIFILDNDPIPLPNDTKKRGSWTKNSLILTSICLCIGIISAYYYGTHTITINEWDNATKTQGQTPNKFNPNEMNTTKPNTTESGDLTVQIVQAPINKISAVNNLYFDKKTNELYMTTDSGTNWQFIPIKAGWLRGGDYTLTTGEVSLGYWMDKTYEVSRNFSWFLYSPDNKAVYLLSSTDNGKNWQKSSIDDNLGKIRYRKALFFANGAGVAIFSTPGPDGMSSENITFYTTANYGEIWSKSNSTSISQPIQNASFLSQSLGFIATRTTLYYTNNYGRTFSQSLINVPDDYSTEGLDIFQSPYEVTATSTSTLEAKFNLVKTKNIDIGKMFACLFRSVDGGETWTFVQPISQIEHTN